Proteins encoded in a region of the Acidobacteriota bacterium genome:
- a CDS encoding carboxypeptidase regulatory-like domain-containing protein, giving the protein MKKALQALLVGCVLGSLAAAPASEGGDRSIGTVEAAPTFAFISGTVKDERGTPLSGAIVALLESRHRGKEIKRVSTDAKGRFSAGVAPGSYRLRAFAEGFIPRITNVVLDRPAHVTQNFNLKRDDTLVQRRGDSDDYRWIARGAPRHAMNLTQEADDVVDLDPETALQAKQGSERPVVHGVAQFVAVGSASPGGYPDASFFGTNFAVSGSFGNGFEMALIGQRGVGQFAPQRVSAIATFRPSDKHQVTAAVGYGQVALSRKMTRQPDGANDPLWNTNGALLLNNQITKAADSLDQLSFSTTVSSQVFQPLLLIYGFDYSRFVGSATSQHDSILPRFAVQYSPTSRLRIKAAVTPGTDHQNQSPESLDTENLQASFATSTSEIAFANSPILDRSQRFESGIERVFGDGNSSVEASAFYDLISGHGVGVLALPLEASPETQQTFQQVANHVTAMNGASRGLRAMYNRRFNDYVSASVGYSAGRAERFSNEGLDTVTPARLFRSGFFQVAAARLDLDFRHRTGTRISTVIRLSPSAVVFAIDPFAGQMSVYDPNINIYVTQDLPNFGLPVRWQAVVDARNLLDQATGTDDGTIQIVATRSRRSVRGGFAFRW; this is encoded by the coding sequence ATGAAGAAAGCTTTGCAGGCCTTGTTAGTGGGTTGCGTGTTGGGATCGCTTGCCGCAGCCCCTGCTTCGGAAGGCGGCGACCGGTCAATCGGCACGGTCGAAGCCGCTCCGACTTTTGCCTTTATTTCCGGAACCGTAAAAGACGAACGTGGCACCCCGCTTTCGGGCGCGATCGTGGCGCTTTTGGAATCCAGGCACCGCGGCAAAGAAATCAAGCGCGTCAGCACCGATGCAAAAGGACGTTTTTCCGCCGGCGTTGCGCCGGGCAGTTATCGTTTGCGCGCATTTGCCGAAGGCTTCATTCCGCGCATTACCAATGTGGTATTGGATCGTCCTGCCCACGTGACTCAAAATTTCAATCTCAAACGTGACGACACACTGGTTCAACGCCGAGGCGATAGCGATGATTATCGTTGGATCGCTCGCGGCGCTCCGCGTCATGCCATGAACCTGACCCAGGAAGCAGATGACGTGGTTGACCTGGATCCAGAAACAGCTTTACAGGCAAAACAAGGGTCGGAACGCCCGGTAGTTCACGGAGTCGCGCAATTTGTCGCTGTCGGTTCTGCTTCGCCTGGCGGTTATCCCGACGCCAGTTTTTTTGGGACGAACTTTGCGGTTTCAGGTTCTTTTGGCAATGGTTTTGAAATGGCGTTGATCGGCCAGCGCGGTGTGGGGCAATTTGCGCCGCAGCGTGTTTCTGCAATTGCCACCTTCCGTCCGAGTGACAAACATCAAGTTACCGCCGCAGTCGGATACGGCCAGGTCGCGCTTTCCAGAAAAATGACGCGGCAACCGGACGGCGCGAATGACCCGCTGTGGAACACCAACGGAGCTTTGTTGTTAAATAATCAAATCACCAAAGCCGCCGATTCCTTGGATCAGCTTTCGTTTTCGACAACGGTTTCTTCGCAGGTGTTTCAACCATTGCTATTGATTTACGGGTTTGATTATTCGCGGTTTGTCGGTTCGGCCACCAGCCAGCATGACAGCATCCTGCCGCGCTTTGCCGTGCAGTATTCGCCAACCTCGCGGTTGCGAATCAAAGCGGCAGTTACGCCGGGTACGGATCACCAAAACCAATCGCCCGAAAGTTTGGACACCGAAAACCTGCAAGCCTCGTTCGCCACATCAACGAGTGAAATTGCATTTGCGAACTCGCCCATCCTTGACCGCAGCCAACGATTTGAATCCGGCATTGAACGCGTCTTCGGCGATGGCAATTCATCGGTGGAAGCTTCGGCGTTTTATGATTTGATTTCCGGCCACGGCGTCGGCGTGCTGGCATTGCCACTGGAAGCGTCGCCGGAAACGCAGCAAACCTTTCAGCAGGTTGCCAACCATGTGACGGCGATGAACGGCGCTTCGCGCGGTTTGAGAGCCATGTACAACCGACGGTTCAACGATTACGTTTCGGCTTCGGTTGGGTACAGCGCTGGCCGAGCCGAACGGTTCAGCAATGAAGGATTGGACACCGTCACCCCGGCGCGTTTGTTCAGAAGCGGATTCTTTCAGGTTGCGGCGGCGCGGCTTGATCTGGATTTCAGGCATCGAACAGGCACGCGTATTTCGACCGTGATTCGCTTGTCTCCGTCGGCGGTTGTCTTCGCAATTGATCCTTTCGCCGGTCAGATGAGCGTGTACGATCCAAACATCAACATTTATGTGACGCAGGATTTGCCAAACTTCGGTTTGCCTGTCCGCTGGCAAGCCGTTGTAGACGCCCGTAATCTGTTGGATCAAGCCACCGGAACGGATGACGGCACAATTCAAATTGTCGCCACCCGATCCCGTCGCTCGGTTCGCGGAGGTTTCGCCTTTCGTTGGTAA
- a CDS encoding NTP transferase domain-containing protein produces MKVETGVIAAAGSGTRMLPVTIGYPKELMPVINKPAIHLIVEEFIEAGIKKIIIVTGDNPAPLHRQYKLENLPLRGKYKALDEFVDALSGVEILFEPQAGPYGNGTPLLVARNHIPEGDGFLYAYGDDIIKAKTSFAKQLVATHNETGALVAGVQEVAWEDVVRYGIVEFKNETSREMKDVVEKPAREEAKSNLAMFGRFLLSTDVIQILSEIPLGKANELWLTDSVREYIRRGGRVVAQPVIDGEWLTIGDPVNYLQTMIEYALDDPEIRAALEPRIRKRLG; encoded by the coding sequence ATGAAAGTCGAAACAGGAGTCATCGCCGCAGCCGGTTCGGGGACTCGCATGCTTCCGGTGACAATCGGGTATCCAAAAGAACTGATGCCGGTTATCAACAAACCCGCGATTCATTTGATCGTCGAAGAATTTATCGAAGCCGGGATCAAAAAAATCATTATCGTGACGGGTGATAACCCCGCGCCGCTGCACCGGCAATACAAACTGGAAAATTTGCCCCTGCGCGGAAAATACAAAGCGCTGGATGAATTCGTGGACGCATTGTCCGGCGTGGAAATTTTGTTCGAACCGCAAGCCGGCCCTTATGGCAACGGGACCCCGCTTTTAGTGGCACGCAATCACATCCCAGAAGGCGACGGATTTCTCTATGCCTACGGCGACGATATCATCAAAGCCAAAACTTCTTTCGCCAAGCAACTGGTCGCCACGCACAATGAAACCGGCGCGCTGGTGGCCGGAGTGCAGGAAGTCGCCTGGGAAGACGTGGTTCGATACGGCATCGTTGAATTCAAGAATGAAACCTCGCGCGAAATGAAAGACGTCGTCGAAAAGCCCGCGCGCGAAGAAGCCAAATCCAATCTGGCTATGTTTGGACGCTTTCTACTTTCGACGGATGTGATTCAGATTTTAAGTGAAATTCCTCTGGGCAAAGCGAACGAATTGTGGCTGACCGATTCCGTCCGCGAATACATTCGCCGAGGCGGTCGTGTCGTTGCGCAACCGGTGATTGATGGCGAATGGCTGACCATTGGCGATCCGGTCAATTATTTGCAA